In Equus przewalskii isolate Varuska chromosome 6, EquPr2, whole genome shotgun sequence, one DNA window encodes the following:
- the COA4 gene encoding cytochrome c oxidase assembly factor 4 homolog, mitochondrial isoform X1, translating to MRPLLKLEEEPQRLPKMSTQGHTWVRQVKKEDEEEDPLDQLISRSGCAASHYAVQECMAQYQDWRQCQAQVQAFRDCMSEQQARRREELQRRKEQGSAHH from the exons ATGCGTCCTCTCCTGAAGTTGGAAGAGGAACCTCAG AGACTCCCAAAGATGTCAACTCAAGGCCATACCTGGGTCCGACAGGTGAagaaggaggatgaggaagaggacCCTCTGGACCAGCTGATCTCCCGATCTGGCTGTGCTGCTTCCCACTATGCAGTGCAGGAGTGCATGGCCCAGTACCAGGACTGGcgacagtgccaggcacaggtgCAGGCCTTCAGGGACTGCATGAGTGAACAGCAGGCAAGGCGGCGGGAGGagctgcagaggaggaaagagcaagGCAGTGCACACCACTGA
- the COA4 gene encoding cytochrome c oxidase assembly factor 4 homolog, mitochondrial isoform X2, which yields MSTQGHTWVRQVKKEDEEEDPLDQLISRSGCAASHYAVQECMAQYQDWRQCQAQVQAFRDCMSEQQARRREELQRRKEQGSAHH from the coding sequence ATGTCAACTCAAGGCCATACCTGGGTCCGACAGGTGAagaaggaggatgaggaagaggacCCTCTGGACCAGCTGATCTCCCGATCTGGCTGTGCTGCTTCCCACTATGCAGTGCAGGAGTGCATGGCCCAGTACCAGGACTGGcgacagtgccaggcacaggtgCAGGCCTTCAGGGACTGCATGAGTGAACAGCAGGCAAGGCGGCGGGAGGagctgcagaggaggaaagagcaagGCAGTGCACACCACTGA